Proteins encoded together in one Manis pentadactyla isolate mManPen7 chromosome 6, mManPen7.hap1, whole genome shotgun sequence window:
- the NIF3L1 gene encoding NIF3-like protein 1 gives MTKAGGTIQFIPTWNAFDNERELKKRNPERSGELEVPCTQTQNGKDHFRPAPSLPYPAHSHPSLRSRAGSEVAPRSVRETNTQFLPGFCMLSSRVHLVPTLARLVHSFICDSSHSCMDLKALLSSLNDFASLSFAESWDNVGLLVEPSPPHTVNTLFLTNDLTEEVMEEALRKKADLILSYHPPIFRPMKRITWKTWKERLVIRALENRVGIYSPHTAYDAAPQGVNSWLAKGLGVCTSRPIHPSKAPNCPTEGTHRVEFNVNHTQELDKVISAVKGIADVSVTSFSARTDDEEHTRISLNCSQQALMQVVAFLSQNRQFYQKTEILSLERPLLLYTGMGRLCTLEESIPLATMIERIKRHLKLSHVRLALGVGRTLESQVKVVALCAGSGSSVLQGTEADLYLTGEMSHHDILDAASQGICVILCEHSNTERGFLSDLRDMLGAHLEHKINIILSETDRDPLHVV, from the exons ATGACTAAAGCTGGAGGGACAATACAATTTATCCCCACCTGGAACGCGTTTGACAATGAAAGGGAACTCAAGAAGCGTAACCCGGAACGTTCTGGGGAACTAGAAGTGCCTTGCACTCAGACACAAAACGGCAAGGACCACTtccgcccagccccttccctgcccTACCCCGCCCATTCCCATCCTTCCCTGAGGTCCCGCGCAGGATCGGAAGTGGCGCCGAGGAGCGTTCGCGAGACAA ATACTCAGTTTTTACCTGGTTTCTGTATGTTGTCATCTCGTGTGCACCTGGTCCCTACACTAGCCCGGCTTGTCCATTCTTTCATCTGTGATTCTTCCCATTCCTGCATGGATTTGAAGGCTCTCCTTTCCTCCTTGAATGACTTTGCATCCCTCTCATTTGCTGAGAGTTGGGACAATGTTGGATTACTGGTGGAACCGAGCCCACCTCACACTGTAAACACACTCTTCCTGACAAATGACTTGACTGAAGAAGTGATGGAGGAAGCACTGCGAAAGAAGGCAGATCTCATTCTCTCCTACCATCCGCCTATTTTCCGACCCATGAAACGCATAACCTGGAAAACCTGGAAGGAGCGCTTGGTGATCCGGGCTCTGGAGAACAGAGTTGGTATTTACTCTCCTCATACAGCCTATGATGCTGCGCCCCAGGGAGTCAACAGCTGGTTGGCCAAAGGGCTTG gagtttgtaCCTCCAGGCCCATACATCCTTCCAAAGCTCCCAACTGCCCCACGGAGGGAACCCACAGAGTAGAATTCAACGTTAACCACACGCAAGAGCTGGACAAAGTAATCTCTGCGGTGAAAGGGATTGCAGATGTTTCTGTCACTTCTTTTTCTGCTAG gaCTGATGATGAAGAACACACACGGATCAGTCTGAATTGTAGTCAGCAGGCTTTGATGCAGGTGGTGGCTTTTCTTTCCCAGAACAGACAATTTTATCAGAAGACTGAAATTCTGTCACTAGAAAGG CCTCTGCTTCTATACACTGGAATGGGACGGTTATGCACACTGGAGGAATCTATTCCCTTGGCAACCATGATTGAGCGAATCAAAAGACACCTAAAACTATCTCATGTTCGCCTTGCTCTTGGGGTAGGGAGGACCTTAG AGTCCCAAGTCAAAGTCGTGGCTCTGTGTGCTGGTTCTGGGAGCAGTGTTCTGCAGGGGACAGAGGCCGACCTTTACCTCACAG GTGAGATGTCCCATCATGATATTCTGGATGCTGCTTCCCAAGGAATATGTGTCATCCTCTGTGAACACAGCAACACTGAACGAGGCTTTCTCTCTGACCTTAGAGATATGCTGGGCGCTCATTTGGAGCATAAGATTAATATTATCCTGTCAGAAACAGACAGGGACCCTCTTCATGTGGTATAA